Within Paenibacillus albicereus, the genomic segment TACGGACCCTGGCGGCGGACGCTTGCTGCTCGGCGGACGCTTGCTGCCCATACGGATACGGACCTGCCGGCGAAAGCTTCGCCTCAAGCCGCCCTGACCGCGCGCGCCGCCTAGCGGCCCAGCCGCCAGGCGAGGTCGCTCCACCGCAGCTCCTGGCGCAGGCGTCCCGGGTCGGTGCCGCGGCCGATGACGACCGCCTCGATGCCCGCCATCTCCGCGAAGTCGAGCAGCTGCTCCGTCTTCACGACGTACGAGAAGCCGGTATGATGCGCGCCGCCGGCCGCGATCCAGCCCTCGACTCCGTCCTTGAGCGTCGGCAGCACCTTCCACAGCACGCGCGCGACCGGCAGCTTCGGCAGCGGCCGGCCCGCCGCCACCGCCTCGACCTCGTTCACGACGAGGCGGAACCGCCCGCCGAGGTCGACGATCGTCACGTTGAGCGCTTCGCCGGCGCGGCCGTCGAACACCATCCGCGCCGGGTCCTCCTTGCCCCCGATCCCGAGCGGATGCACCTCCAGACGGGGCTTGCCGGCCGCGATTGTCGGGCAAATCTCCAGCATATGCGCGCCGAGCACCAGCTCGTGGCCCGGTTCCAGATGATAGGTGTAATCCTCCATGAACGAGGTGCCCGCGTTGCCGGCCATCACTTTCATGAGGCGCACGAGCGCGGCCGTCTTCCAGTCGCCTTCGCCCGCGAAGCCGTAGCCGTCCTCCATGAGCCGCTGCACCGCGAGGCCCGGCAGCTGGCGCAAGCCGTGCAGATCCTCGAACGTCGTCGTGAACGCCGTGAAGCCGCCTTCCTCGAGAAAGGAGCGGATCGCCAGCTCCAGCCGCGCTTGATAGGCGATCGCCTCGCGCTGCTCCGGTCCCGGAGCGACGATTTCATAGCGCTCCGCATACAGAGCCATCCGCTCCTCGACCTGCTCCGCCGCCACCGCCTCCACGCGCTGCGCCAGGTCGCCGACGCCGTACGTGTTGACCGACCAGCCGAACTTGATCTCCGCCTCGACCTTGTCGCCCTCGGTGACCGCGACCTGGCGCATGTTGTCGCCGAAGCGGGCGACCTTGAGCGATCGGCTCTCGGCGAATGCCGCCGCCGTGCGCTGCCAGCCGCCGAGCTGGCTCAGCACCTCCGCGTCCTGCCAGTGGCCGAACACGACCTTGCGCGGCACGTTCATGCGAGCGGTGATGAAGCCGTGCTCGCGGTCGCCGTGCGCCGACTGGTTGGCGTTCATGAAGTCCATGTCGATCTCGTCCCACGGGATGTCGCGGTGGAACTGAGTGGCCAGATGCAGCAGCGGCTTGGTCAGCGCGCTCAGTCCGCCGATCCACATCTTGCTCGGGGAAAACGTATGCATCCAAGTGATGACGCCGGCGCAGAGCTTATCCGAGCTCGCCTCGACGAGCGCCTGCCGGATCTCGTCCGGCGTCTTGACGACGGAATGCAGCGACACCTCATAAGGCAGTCCGCCCTCCTCGTTCAGATGGCGGACGATCGCGGCGGCGTTGGCCGCGACCTCCTCGAGCGTCTCCGGACCGTATAGATGCTGGCTGCCGGTCAGGAACCAGAAGCGATAGGCAGGTACAGGAATCATAGAGAGAAGACCTCGCTTTCAGATAATGGATGTGGATGCGGATGTGCATGTGGATGCGGATGCGGATGCGGATGAAGGCATGGATGCGGGAGCCGCAGCGGACTTCGCCGTCTCGCGGATCGTCTTGAGCGTCTTCATCACGTCGTTGCCGCCGCGTCCGAAGTAGTCATGCAGCCGGCTGTATTCACCGTACAGACGCTCGTAGACGGCTTGATGGTCCGGAATCGGACGATAGCTCTCTTCCTTGACCCGCGCCATCGCGGCGGCGGCTTCGACGATCGTCGCGTAGCCGCCTGCCTCCTCGCCGGCCGCGACCGCGGCGAACATCGCAGCGCCGAGCGCCGGCGTCTGCCGAGAGTCGGCGATGAAGATCTCGCGCCCGGTCACATCGGCGTAAATCTGCATGAGCAGGCGGTTCTTCTGCGGCAGGCCGCCGCAGGCGTACAGCACGTCGACCGGCACGCCGCTGCCGTGGAAGGCGTCGACGATCTTGCGCGTGCCGTAGGCCGTCGCCTCGAGCAGCGCGCGGTAGATCTCCTCGGGGCGCGTCTGCAGCGAGTAGCCGAGCAGCAGGCCGGTCAGGTCGGTGTCGACGAGCACGGAGCGGTTGCCGTTCCACCAGTCGAGCGCCAGCAGCCCCGACTCTCCCGGACGGGACTTGGACGCCTCCGCCTCCAGCCACTCGTGCACGCCGATGCCCGCGACGTCCGCCGCCTCGCGCACGTAGGCCGGCACCCCCTCGGTGACGTACCACTCGAAAATGTCGCCGACCGCCGACTGCCCGGCCTCGTAGCCGTAGTAGCCCGGGATGATGCCGTCCTCGACGACGCCGCACATGCCCTCCACCTCGCGCTCCTCCGTGCCGAGCAGCATGTGGCAGATCGACGTGCCCATCGCCATGACGAGCTTGCCGGGCGTCACGACGCCGACCGCCGGCACGGCCGCATGGGCGTCGACGTTGCCGACCGCGACGGCGATGCCCGCCCGCAGGCCGGTCCGCTCCGCCATGTCCGGCGTCAGGCCGCCGGCGCGCGTGCCGAGCGGCACGATGTCGCCGCGCAGCTTCGTTTCCGCCAGCCGCTCCAGACGCGGATCAAGCGCTTTCAAAAAATCCTTGCCCGGATAGCCGTCCTGCTTGTGCCAGATCGCCTTGTAGCCCGCCGTGCAGCTGTTGCGCAGCGTCACGCCCGTCAGCTGCGCGACGACCCAGTCGGTCGCCTCCAGGAACCGATCCGTCTCCTCGTAGATATGCGGAGCCTCGTCGAGAATCTGCCAGATTTTAGCCATCATCCATTCCGAGGAAATCTTGCCGCCGTAGCGGGCCAGCCAGCGCTCGCCTCGCTCGGCCGCGATCTCGTTCAGCCGGCTCGCCTCGTCCTGGGCGGCGTGATGCTTCCACAGCTTGACCCAGCTGTGCGGCTCGGCGCTGAACGCCGGCAGCAGGCAGAGCGGCGTGCCGTTCTCGTCGACCGGCAGCATCGTGCAGGCGGTGAAGTCGATGCCGATGCCGATCACCTCGTCCGGATCGATGCCGGTCTGCCGCAGCACCTCCGGAATGGAGCGCTCGAGCACCGCGATGTAGTCGCCGGGATGCTGCAGCGCCCAGTCGTCCTCCAGCAGCCGGCCCGTGCCGGGCAGCCTGCGGTCGATCACATGATGCGGATAGGGCGTCACATGATCCGCCATCTCCGCCCCGTCCGCCAGATTCACCAGCACGGCGCGTCCGGACTGCGTGCCGTAATCGACGCCGATGGCGTAGTTGCCCATTCTGATCTCCTCCTAAGTCGCGGTCTGTCCGTAATAAGCGCCTGCGCCGTGCTTGCGCAGGTAATGACGGTCGAGCAGGCCTGCGGCCATCGGCTGCGCCTCGGGCCGGAGCTGGAACGTATGGTACGCCATCTTGGCGACCTCCTCCAGCACGACCGCGTGATGCACCGCCGTGGCCGGCGCCGTTCCCCAGACGAACGGCGCATGCGCATGGACGAGCACGCCGGGGATGTCGTCCGGCTCGCGGCCGGCGAACGTCTCCACGATCACGCGGCCCGTCTCCTCCTCATATGCGCCTGCGATCTCCGCATCCCGCATCGGGCGCGTGCACGGAATCTCCCCGTAAAAATAATCCGCATGCGTCGTACCGAGCGCCGGAATCGGACGTCCGGCCTGAGCCCAGGAGGTCGCCCACGGCGAATGCGTATGGACGATGCCCCCGATGCCGGGAAACGCCTCGTACAGCACCAGATGGGTCGCCGTATCCGAGGACGGCTTCCACTTGCCCTCCACGACGGCGCCTTTGCGGTCGACAACGACCATGTCCTCCGCCTTCATGGCGTTGTAGTCGATTCCGCTTGGCTTGATGACGACGAGTCCGGTTTCCCGGTCGATGCCGCTCGCGTTGCCCCATGTGAACGTCACCAGTCCGTGGCGCGGCAGGTCGAGGTTCGCCTCCAGCACCTCTTGCTTCAGCTGCTCCAGCATGCCGGCTTGCTCCTTTCGCTTGAACCTGCCCTTAGTATAAACTTGTATGTACATGTTGGAAAGAATTTTTTTCTTTCGGTAAAATTGGTATGTACAAGAAGAAACGGTCCGCTTGGGCCGGCTAGTCCATTACCAAAAAAGCGCCGTCCGGGTCGGACGACGCTTCTGCTGCTTCAAGGAGTCTCCGCTGCCGATCTCTCGGCCGTTTCATCCCGGATGCCCCCGGCCCGTCCGGCGCTTGCCGCTGCGGAATCGCCCTCGGCTACGGCAATCTGGACGAGACGCGGATCGCCGAGGGCGTCCGCAGACTCCGGGCCTTCGCGGACGCCGGCGATGAGGGACCGCGCCGCCGGCCTCCCGGTCCGCGGAGGTGAAGACAGGAAGTCCGCGGAGGTGAAGACAGAAAAAAGCTGCCGCTTCTGCAAGCGGCAGCCTTTGCTCCTCCTCCCGAATCGTCCCTTCCTACCTTCCCAGCGGAACGACGAGCGGCGTATGCGACACGGGATCGTCGATGATCCTGCACCTCAGGCCGAAGACGTCTTCGACCAGACTTTCCGTAATGATCTGGCGGGGGTCGCCTTGCGCGACGACCGCGCCATCCTTCATCGCGATGAGATGGGACGCATACCGCGCCGCATGGTTCAGGTCATGCAGGACGGCGACGATCGTGCGGCCCTGCTCGTTGAGGTCCTTGAACAGCTCCAGCAGATCGATCTGGTGAGCGATATCCAGATACGTCGTCGGCTCGTCCAGCAGCAGCAGCGGGGTCTGCTGCGCGATGGCCATCGCGACCCAGACGCGCTGCCGCTGCCCGCCCGACAGCTCGTCGACGAGACGATGGGCGAGCCCGCTCGTATCGGTCAGCCGCATCGCGTCACCGACCGCTTCTTCATCCTCATCCGTCCATTGCCGGATGAAGCTTTGATACGGATAGCGTCCATGCGCGACGAGATTCGCCACGGTGATGCCGTCCGGCGCGATCGACGATTGCGGCAGCAAGCCGAGCTTGCGCGCCGCCTCCTTGGACTTGTACGCCGCGATATCTTTTCCGTCCAGCAGGATCTGTCCCGCCGCCGGCTTGATGAGCTTGGACAAAGCCCGAAGCAGCGTCGACTTGCCGCAGGCGTTCGGCCCGACGATGACCGTATAGGAGCCGTCCGGAATCCGCACGGAGAGATGGCGGGATATGACGCGGTCTTCATAAGTGATGGTGACGTCTTCCGTCCAAAGCCTCGACTTTGTCTCGGAGCGGGTCTGCCGTCCTTGGTCTTCCACGAATCTTGTCATCTGATGGCTCCCTTGCTTACCGTCTGCATGCGCTGCCGCATGAGACTCGGATGGATGGGATCGGTCCGCGCGAACCTAGC encodes:
- the araD gene encoding L-ribulose-5-phosphate 4-epimerase; translated protein: MLEQLKQEVLEANLDLPRHGLVTFTWGNASGIDRETGLVVIKPSGIDYNAMKAEDMVVVDRKGAVVEGKWKPSSDTATHLVLYEAFPGIGGIVHTHSPWATSWAQAGRPIPALGTTHADYFYGEIPCTRPMRDAEIAGAYEEETGRVIVETFAGREPDDIPGVLVHAHAPFVWGTAPATAVHHAVVLEEVAKMAYHTFQLRPEAQPMAAGLLDRHYLRKHGAGAYYGQTAT
- a CDS encoding ribulokinase → MGNYAIGVDYGTQSGRAVLVNLADGAEMADHVTPYPHHVIDRRLPGTGRLLEDDWALQHPGDYIAVLERSIPEVLRQTGIDPDEVIGIGIDFTACTMLPVDENGTPLCLLPAFSAEPHSWVKLWKHHAAQDEASRLNEIAAERGERWLARYGGKISSEWMMAKIWQILDEAPHIYEETDRFLEATDWVVAQLTGVTLRNSCTAGYKAIWHKQDGYPGKDFLKALDPRLERLAETKLRGDIVPLGTRAGGLTPDMAERTGLRAGIAVAVGNVDAHAAVPAVGVVTPGKLVMAMGTSICHMLLGTEEREVEGMCGVVEDGIIPGYYGYEAGQSAVGDIFEWYVTEGVPAYVREAADVAGIGVHEWLEAEASKSRPGESGLLALDWWNGNRSVLVDTDLTGLLLGYSLQTRPEEIYRALLEATAYGTRKIVDAFHGSGVPVDVLYACGGLPQKNRLLMQIYADVTGREIFIADSRQTPALGAAMFAAVAAGEEAGGYATIVEAAAAMARVKEESYRPIPDHQAVYERLYGEYSRLHDYFGRGGNDVMKTLKTIRETAKSAAAPASMPSSASASASTCTSASTSII
- a CDS encoding ABC transporter ATP-binding protein; translated protein: MTRFVEDQGRQTRSETKSRLWTEDVTITYEDRVISRHLSVRIPDGSYTVIVGPNACGKSTLLRALSKLIKPAAGQILLDGKDIAAYKSKEAARKLGLLPQSSIAPDGITVANLVAHGRYPYQSFIRQWTDEDEEAVGDAMRLTDTSGLAHRLVDELSGGQRQRVWVAMAIAQQTPLLLLDEPTTYLDIAHQIDLLELFKDLNEQGRTIVAVLHDLNHAARYASHLIAMKDGAVVAQGDPRQIITESLVEDVFGLRCRIIDDPVSHTPLVVPLGR
- the araA gene encoding L-arabinose isomerase — encoded protein: MIPVPAYRFWFLTGSQHLYGPETLEEVAANAAAIVRHLNEEGGLPYEVSLHSVVKTPDEIRQALVEASSDKLCAGVITWMHTFSPSKMWIGGLSALTKPLLHLATQFHRDIPWDEIDMDFMNANQSAHGDREHGFITARMNVPRKVVFGHWQDAEVLSQLGGWQRTAAAFAESRSLKVARFGDNMRQVAVTEGDKVEAEIKFGWSVNTYGVGDLAQRVEAVAAEQVEERMALYAERYEIVAPGPEQREAIAYQARLELAIRSFLEEGGFTAFTTTFEDLHGLRQLPGLAVQRLMEDGYGFAGEGDWKTAALVRLMKVMAGNAGTSFMEDYTYHLEPGHELVLGAHMLEICPTIAAGKPRLEVHPLGIGGKEDPARMVFDGRAGEALNVTIVDLGGRFRLVVNEVEAVAAGRPLPKLPVARVLWKVLPTLKDGVEGWIAAGGAHHTGFSYVVKTEQLLDFAEMAGIEAVVIGRGTDPGRLRQELRWSDLAWRLGR